Proteins encoded in a region of the uncultured Paludibaculum sp. genome:
- a CDS encoding carboxypeptidase-like regulatory domain-containing protein, protein MTPLLLRLTLHSALLLSSPQPAGTQAAPEAEKCSVEGVVVHALTQAGIDKVQVALRVVDESTGGSSRASAVGVYTDSNGKFRIENLEPGQYRWLINKPGYSLSRGQAPKLPPLNRAQTIRSVRIEMQPLATLSGRVIDENGDPVSGATVELMAKFNGFNRQSLISTGGSASTDDRGEFLIHRAAPGRFLLAASHMESRNVVYPLRGGGVSGYVTTFLPGVSDPDQAQWLDIAPGSEQTGLEIQLRREPVFRVRGVALDESGAPVPRFVIGIRSGVGMAPLQNRTFMNGRFEIEGLRPGSYSLLARSVTMGASPQSARAPLVVGRGDADNLQLRLSSGIRLACMAVLESTDDRAPDWQRVAITPMSSDPLGPASDDKGKPGADGAFALDIVDRGPVWFKVTGQPAQGTYLAEIRAGTENLLGTEVDLAAGLNGPLRFIFKAGAAQVNGHVEDAGGRPATAGTSVVAVPAELSRRGFGESRSTAVRTDGSYEFADLPPAEYLFYATTDEEQSPLGVLQTPEDLERRATKVRVQPGGSQSVQLRLSEAR, encoded by the coding sequence GTGACGCCACTGCTGCTTCGACTGACGCTCCACTCGGCACTGCTGCTCAGCAGCCCGCAGCCAGCAGGCACCCAGGCCGCGCCGGAGGCGGAAAAATGTTCGGTGGAGGGCGTGGTCGTTCACGCACTGACGCAGGCAGGGATTGACAAGGTACAGGTGGCGCTGCGGGTAGTGGACGAATCCACAGGCGGCTCTTCGCGAGCATCGGCGGTGGGCGTCTACACGGATAGCAACGGCAAATTCCGGATTGAGAACCTGGAACCGGGGCAGTACCGATGGCTGATCAACAAGCCGGGCTACAGCCTGTCGCGCGGACAGGCGCCGAAACTGCCGCCATTGAACCGGGCCCAGACAATCCGGAGCGTGCGCATCGAAATGCAGCCGCTGGCAACCCTCAGCGGCCGGGTGATTGACGAAAACGGCGACCCCGTATCCGGAGCCACCGTGGAACTCATGGCGAAGTTCAACGGGTTCAACCGGCAATCCCTTATCTCGACCGGCGGCTCAGCCAGCACGGACGACCGTGGTGAGTTCCTGATCCACCGTGCGGCGCCAGGCCGGTTTCTTTTGGCGGCCAGCCACATGGAATCGCGCAATGTGGTCTATCCGCTGCGTGGCGGTGGTGTGAGCGGTTACGTCACCACATTTTTGCCGGGTGTGTCGGATCCGGATCAGGCGCAATGGCTCGACATCGCCCCGGGATCCGAGCAGACCGGACTCGAAATCCAGTTGAGACGCGAACCGGTATTCCGCGTCCGCGGGGTGGCACTGGACGAGAGCGGCGCGCCGGTGCCGAGATTCGTTATCGGCATTCGGAGCGGCGTGGGGATGGCACCGCTGCAGAACAGGACATTCATGAATGGCCGTTTCGAGATCGAGGGACTACGTCCGGGCTCGTACTCGCTGCTGGCGCGGTCGGTAACCATGGGCGCCAGCCCGCAAAGCGCCAGAGCCCCGCTGGTCGTCGGCCGCGGCGATGCGGACAACCTGCAACTCCGCCTGTCTTCCGGCATCCGGCTTGCGTGCATGGCGGTACTGGAGAGCACGGACGACCGCGCGCCGGACTGGCAGCGAGTCGCGATAACTCCGATGTCGTCCGATCCCCTCGGACCGGCCTCCGACGACAAGGGGAAACCCGGCGCGGATGGGGCGTTCGCATTGGACATTGTGGACAGAGGACCTGTCTGGTTCAAGGTCACCGGCCAGCCGGCACAAGGCACCTACCTTGCTGAGATCCGAGCTGGAACCGAGAATCTGCTAGGCACCGAAGTGGACTTGGCCGCGGGTTTGAATGGCCCCCTTCGATTCATATTCAAGGCCGGCGCGGCCCAGGTGAACGGGCACGTGGAAGACGCGGGCGGCCGCCCGGCCACAGCGGGCACCAGTGTTGTCGCGGTGCCCGCCGAGTTGAGCAGGCGAGGATTCGGAGAATCCAGAAGCACGGCCGTCAGGACCGACGGGTCGTACGAGTTCGCCGACTTACCACCGGCCGAATACCTGTTTTACGCCACCACGGATGAAGAACAGAGTCCCCTTGGCGTCCTGCAGACCCCCGAGGATCTCGAACGCCGCGCCACAAAAGTGCGGGTTCAGCCGGGTGGCTCCCAATCGGTCCAACTCCGATTGTCGGAGGCTCGATGA